Proteins from one Stenotrophomonas aracearum genomic window:
- the fabG gene encoding 3-oxoacyl-ACP reductase FabG, whose protein sequence is MTGNLTVLVTGASRGIGRAVALRIARDGFDVVVHCRSRVEEAQQVVAQIQALGRQARVLVFDVSDRDAARTALEADIEAHGTYYGVVCNAGIARDGAFPAMPAEDWDAVVHTNLDSFYNVLHPLVMPMVRRRRPGRIVTLSSVSGLVGNRGQTNYSAAKAGIIGATKALALELASRAITVNCVAPGLIETEMVNQEVLDHALKLIPAGRMGQPDEVAHAVSFLLSESAGYITRQVISVNGGMV, encoded by the coding sequence ATGACAGGGAACTTGACCGTGCTGGTGACCGGCGCCAGCCGGGGCATCGGCCGCGCCGTGGCGCTGCGAATCGCGCGCGACGGCTTCGACGTGGTGGTGCATTGCCGCAGCCGTGTCGAGGAAGCACAGCAGGTAGTCGCGCAGATCCAGGCACTGGGTCGGCAGGCGCGCGTGCTGGTGTTCGACGTCTCCGACCGCGACGCTGCGCGTACCGCGCTGGAAGCGGACATCGAGGCGCACGGCACCTATTACGGCGTGGTCTGCAATGCCGGCATCGCACGTGATGGCGCGTTCCCGGCCATGCCTGCCGAGGACTGGGACGCGGTGGTGCACACCAACCTGGACAGCTTCTACAACGTGCTGCACCCGCTGGTGATGCCGATGGTGCGGCGGCGCAGGCCCGGCCGCATCGTCACCCTGTCCTCGGTCTCGGGGCTGGTCGGCAACCGCGGCCAGACCAACTACAGTGCGGCCAAGGCCGGGATCATCGGCGCCACCAAGGCGCTGGCACTGGAACTGGCCAGCCGCGCGATCACCGTCAACTGCGTGGCACCCGGCCTGATCGAGACCGAGATGGTCAACCAGGAGGTGCTCGACCACGCACTCAAGCTCATTCCCGCCGGCCGCATGGGCCAGCCGGACGAGGTCGCGCACGCGGTCTCGTTCCTGTTGTCCGAATCGGCCGGGTACATCACCCGCCAGGTGATTTCGGTGAACGGAGGCATGGTCTGA
- a CDS encoding MMPL family transporter, translated as MNEALSSAWRENGRLQRAWRWLAVAWLLVLIGLGVQQWQLWQQESRIDTDILALLPQDAHDRLLSDVTRRIADANARQVVVMLGSADAARTKAAEQAFRDAVSEAMTEAGQSPALREAGSIEGWFDQARVFYAPYRDRLLTDQQRQRLQDESAESLSESALAALYGPMGAPRLTEWRQDPLSLWPQWWQERAVGSGLRMGDDGLLEADGKHWSVLQFETTGSAFQLDGERHIDLLLDAATAAASKQAPGLDVLRAGVPLHAEAAAVQANREINTIGWGSLAAVLLLVWLAFRSLRPILLVGASLLIGCGVALAVTVLVFGKVHVLTLVFGASLVGVAEDYGIHWFASRQAEPADRRWKLLRHLLPGLWLALLTSALAYLALGLAPFPGLRQMALFSVVGLAAAFLTVIFWFPWLDGGEIRSTRFARWLGATLERWPRLHGRRPVALFLGAVVVVSAVGMLRLQPNDDLRSLQSSPMSLISQQIRISQMLGMPSPAQFYLVQGDSAEQVLEREEALVARLRVLSADKQIGGYRALSEWLPSVQRQHADAALTAQVEPQVLAAVGDTVGESLERPAYAAQDLQADAFLASPASMPFRHLWLGEVGQGMASVVMVDDLSRADALSLLEAQATGIDGVRWVDRTADFSALLKHYRKLMSALLLVGIVLVFAVLYWRYRAQAWRVFAPTLAAGALTLGLLGLFGQPLQLFNVLALMLLLGMGIDYGIFLVEHRGDASAWLAVCVGAASTWLSFGLLGLSATPALRAFGLTLLFGIGLVWLISPLFRPQPHDAPH; from the coding sequence TTGAATGAGGCGTTGAGTTCGGCGTGGCGCGAGAACGGTCGCCTGCAGCGTGCCTGGCGCTGGCTGGCCGTGGCCTGGCTGCTGGTGCTGATCGGCCTGGGCGTGCAGCAGTGGCAGTTGTGGCAGCAGGAATCACGGATCGACACCGATATCCTGGCGCTGTTGCCGCAGGATGCGCATGACCGCCTGCTCTCGGACGTGACCCGCCGCATCGCCGACGCCAATGCACGCCAGGTCGTAGTGATGCTGGGTAGCGCCGACGCAGCACGGACCAAGGCCGCCGAGCAGGCGTTCCGCGATGCGGTGTCCGAGGCGATGACGGAAGCGGGGCAGAGCCCCGCTCTACGGGAGGCCGGCTCCATCGAAGGCTGGTTCGACCAGGCGCGCGTGTTCTACGCGCCCTATCGCGACCGCCTGCTTACGGATCAGCAGCGCCAGCGCCTGCAGGACGAATCCGCCGAAAGCCTGTCCGAGTCTGCGCTGGCCGCGCTGTACGGTCCGATGGGCGCACCGCGCCTGACCGAATGGCGGCAGGACCCGTTGTCGCTGTGGCCGCAGTGGTGGCAGGAACGCGCAGTGGGCTCTGGCCTGCGCATGGGCGATGACGGGCTGCTTGAAGCCGACGGCAAGCACTGGTCGGTACTCCAGTTCGAAACCACCGGGTCGGCCTTCCAGCTGGACGGCGAACGCCATATCGACCTGTTGCTGGACGCCGCCACCGCAGCGGCGAGCAAACAGGCGCCCGGCCTGGACGTGCTGCGCGCCGGCGTACCCCTGCATGCGGAAGCAGCAGCGGTGCAGGCCAACCGCGAAATCAATACGATCGGCTGGGGTTCGCTGGCGGCGGTGCTGCTGCTGGTGTGGCTGGCGTTCCGCTCGCTGCGGCCGATCCTGCTGGTCGGCGCCTCGCTGCTGATCGGCTGCGGCGTGGCGCTGGCGGTGACGGTCCTGGTGTTCGGCAAGGTGCACGTGCTGACCCTGGTGTTCGGCGCCTCGCTGGTCGGCGTGGCCGAGGACTACGGCATCCACTGGTTCGCTTCGCGCCAGGCCGAACCGGCCGACCGTCGCTGGAAGCTGCTGCGGCACCTGCTGCCGGGGTTGTGGCTGGCATTGCTGACCAGCGCGCTCGCCTACCTGGCGCTTGGCCTGGCTCCATTCCCGGGTCTGCGGCAGATGGCGTTGTTCTCGGTGGTGGGCCTGGCCGCGGCCTTCCTCACGGTGATCTTCTGGTTCCCGTGGCTGGACGGCGGCGAGATCCGCAGCACCCGCTTCGCACGCTGGCTCGGCGCCACGCTGGAGCGCTGGCCGCGCCTGCACGGACGTCGCCCGGTAGCCCTGTTCCTCGGCGCAGTGGTGGTGGTTTCCGCCGTGGGCATGCTGCGCCTGCAGCCCAACGACGACCTGCGCAGCCTGCAGTCCTCGCCGATGTCGCTGATCAGCCAGCAGATCCGCATCAGCCAGATGCTGGGCATGCCCAGCCCCGCGCAGTTCTATCTGGTGCAGGGCGACAGCGCCGAGCAGGTACTGGAGCGCGAGGAAGCCCTGGTCGCCCGCCTGCGCGTGCTGTCGGCGGACAAGCAGATCGGCGGCTATCGCGCCCTCAGCGAGTGGCTGCCATCGGTGCAGCGGCAGCACGCCGACGCTGCGCTGACCGCACAAGTGGAACCGCAGGTGCTGGCTGCCGTGGGCGACACGGTCGGCGAAAGCCTGGAACGACCGGCTTACGCCGCGCAGGACCTGCAGGCCGACGCGTTCCTGGCCTCGCCGGCGTCGATGCCGTTCCGGCACCTGTGGTTGGGTGAAGTGGGGCAGGGCATGGCCTCGGTGGTGATGGTCGACGACCTCTCACGCGCCGACGCGCTGAGCCTGCTGGAAGCGCAGGCCACCGGCATCGACGGTGTACGCTGGGTCGACCGCACTGCCGATTTCTCCGCATTGCTCAAGCACTACCGCAAGCTGATGAGCGCGCTGCTGCTGGTTGGCATCGTGCTGGTGTTCGCGGTGCTGTACTGGCGTTACCGCGCCCAGGCCTGGCGCGTGTTCGCTCCGACCCTGGCCGCCGGTGCGCTCACCCTGGGCCTGCTCGGCCTGTTCGGCCAGCCGTTGCAGCTGTTCAATGTGCTGGCGCTGATGCTGCTGCTGGGCATGGGCATCGACTACGGCATCTTCCTGGTCGAACACCGCGGCGACGCCAGTGCGTGGCTGGCGGTGTGCGTGGGCGCGGCCAGCACCTGGCTGTCGTTCGGCCTGCTCGGCCTGTCGGCGACCCCGGCGCTGCGCGCATTCGGTCTCACCCTGTTGTTCGGCATCGGCCTGGTCTGGCTGATCTCGCCGCTGTTCCGTCCTCAACCGCACGACGCACCGCACTGA
- a CDS encoding beta-ketoacyl-ACP synthase, translated as MRGPERRVVVTGAAAISPLGNDWPSIRTRLHEQRNAVRYIPEWEVFDGLNTRLAAPAQDYELPSNYNRKTTRSMGKVAVMSVRATELALEAAGLLGHPVLRSGLAGVAYGSSSGSHEATAEFGRMLHDHTTEGISATTYLKMMSHTSPVNIGVFFGLSGRVYTTSSACTSGSQGVGSGYEAIRSGKQTVMVTGGAEQLDATAAAVFDTLFATSVRNDAPQTTPSPFDAHRDGLVLGEGAGTLILEELEHAQARGATILAEVVGYGTNSDGQHVTQPTADTMAQAMRLALEDAGLEPGQIGYVNAHGTATEHGDIAETQATAQVFGAGMPISSLKSYVGHMLGACGAFEAWVTIEMMREGWFAPTLNLHEVDPRCGALDFIRGEGRLMQPEYVMSNNFAFGGINTSLIFRRWQD; from the coding sequence ATGCGCGGTCCCGAACGTCGCGTGGTGGTCACCGGTGCCGCCGCGATCAGTCCGCTGGGCAACGACTGGCCGAGCATCCGCACGCGCCTGCATGAACAGCGCAACGCGGTGCGCTACATCCCGGAGTGGGAAGTGTTCGATGGCCTGAACACCCGCCTGGCTGCGCCGGCGCAGGATTACGAACTGCCGTCCAACTACAACCGCAAGACCACCCGCAGCATGGGCAAGGTGGCGGTGATGTCGGTGCGCGCCACCGAACTGGCGCTGGAAGCGGCCGGCCTGCTCGGCCACCCGGTGCTGCGCAGCGGCCTGGCCGGCGTGGCCTACGGCTCCTCGTCGGGCAGCCACGAAGCCACCGCCGAATTCGGCCGCATGCTGCACGACCACACCACCGAAGGCATCAGCGCCACCACCTACCTGAAGATGATGAGCCACACCTCGCCGGTGAACATCGGCGTGTTCTTCGGCTTGTCCGGGCGGGTCTACACCACCTCCAGCGCCTGTACCTCCGGCAGCCAGGGCGTGGGGTCGGGCTATGAAGCGATCCGCAGCGGCAAGCAGACGGTGATGGTCACCGGCGGCGCTGAACAGCTCGACGCCACCGCTGCTGCGGTGTTCGACACCCTGTTCGCCACCAGCGTGCGCAACGATGCGCCGCAGACCACGCCCAGCCCGTTCGACGCGCACCGCGATGGCCTGGTGCTGGGCGAAGGCGCCGGCACCCTGATCCTGGAAGAGCTGGAGCACGCGCAGGCGCGCGGCGCCACCATCCTGGCCGAAGTGGTCGGCTATGGCACCAACAGCGACGGCCAGCACGTCACCCAGCCGACCGCCGACACCATGGCCCAGGCCATGCGCCTGGCGTTGGAAGATGCGGGCCTGGAACCGGGCCAGATCGGCTACGTCAACGCGCACGGCACCGCCACCGAGCACGGCGACATCGCCGAAACCCAGGCCACCGCCCAGGTATTCGGCGCGGGCATGCCGATCAGTTCGCTGAAGAGCTATGTCGGCCACATGCTCGGCGCCTGCGGCGCGTTCGAAGCCTGGGTCACCATCGAGATGATGCGCGAAGGCTGGTTCGCCCCGACCCTGAACCTGCACGAGGTCGACCCGCGCTGCGGCGCGCTGGATTTCATCCGGGGCGAAGGCCGCCTCATGCAGCCTGAGTACGTGATGAGCAACAACTTCGCCTTCGGCGGCATCAACACCTCGTTGATCTTCCGCCGCTGGCAGGACTGA
- a CDS encoding outer membrane lipoprotein carrier protein LolA, producing the protein MNRFLRTLGVLLLLAVCAPAFAAPGADVDLVKQRVAKVGVLRGEFNQDKQVAGFKNPLRSQGRFVLAQDRGVIWTTLKPFPSEVVVTRDRILSRQRDGSSRVELDGRQQPAMRSVNAIMFALMSGDAQALSAQFVVKVEALPDNGWRMQLTPRSAMLAKVFSALSLSGDRYVREVQITEANQDVTRIHFAALSETPAQLSADEGRRFE; encoded by the coding sequence ATGAACCGTTTCCTGCGCACGCTGGGCGTGCTGTTGCTGCTGGCCGTGTGCGCGCCGGCGTTCGCCGCGCCCGGTGCAGACGTCGACCTGGTCAAGCAGCGCGTAGCCAAGGTGGGCGTGCTGCGCGGCGAGTTCAACCAGGACAAGCAGGTGGCCGGTTTCAAGAACCCGCTGCGTTCGCAGGGCCGCTTCGTGCTGGCCCAGGATCGCGGCGTGATCTGGACCACGCTCAAGCCGTTCCCCTCCGAAGTGGTGGTCACCCGCGACCGCATCCTCAGCCGCCAGCGCGACGGCAGCAGCCGGGTCGAACTGGACGGCCGCCAGCAGCCGGCGATGCGCTCGGTCAACGCGATCATGTTCGCGCTGATGAGCGGCGACGCACAGGCGCTGTCGGCGCAGTTCGTAGTCAAGGTGGAGGCGCTGCCGGACAACGGCTGGCGCATGCAGCTGACCCCACGCTCGGCGATGCTGGCCAAGGTGTTCAGCGCGCTCAGCCTGAGCGGCGACCGCTACGTGCGCGAGGTGCAGATCACCGAAGCCAACCAGGACGTTACCCGCATCCACTTTGCCGCCCTGAGCGAAACCCCGGCGCAGTTGAGCGCCGACGAGGGCCGCCGGTTTGAATGA
- a CDS encoding NAD(P)/FAD-dependent oxidoreductase: MNAALEKTEILVIGAGPAGSVAAAMLRKQGRQVLMLERQQFPRFSIGESLLPQSMEYIEAAGLLQDVVEAGFQYKNGAAFVRGERTTEFDFRDKFSPGWGTTYQVQRANFDDVLARGAERMGTTLRFGDEVLSVEPGSPARVQVRRPDGSEYTIEAGFILDASGFARLLPRLLKLESPSNFPVRGAIFCHVRDNIPADAGFDRNKILITTHPEYVDVWYWTIPFSNGCCSLGVVAEPSFFEKYTGTDLEKLQAIVGEDPNLTRLLKDAEWAVLPVRTITGYSANVSSLWGEGYALLGNAGEFLDPVFSSGVTIAFKSAQLASDCLARRHAGEQVDWEREFAIPLRAGVKTFRRFVEAWYAGGFQKIIYHPDQQPEIRRMISSILAGYAWDTNNPYVADDSGRRLRVLEELCSA, from the coding sequence ATGAACGCAGCACTGGAAAAAACTGAAATCCTCGTGATCGGCGCCGGTCCTGCCGGTTCGGTTGCCGCTGCCATGCTCCGCAAGCAGGGCCGCCAGGTGCTGATGCTGGAGCGCCAGCAGTTCCCGCGCTTCTCCATCGGCGAGAGCCTGCTGCCGCAGAGCATGGAATACATCGAAGCGGCCGGCCTGCTGCAGGATGTGGTGGAAGCCGGCTTCCAGTACAAGAACGGCGCGGCGTTCGTGCGTGGCGAGCGCACCACCGAATTCGACTTCCGCGACAAGTTCTCACCAGGCTGGGGCACCACCTACCAGGTACAGCGCGCCAACTTCGACGACGTGCTCGCGCGCGGCGCCGAGCGCATGGGCACCACCCTGCGCTTCGGCGATGAAGTGCTCTCGGTCGAACCGGGCAGCCCGGCCCGCGTCCAGGTGCGCCGCCCGGACGGCAGCGAGTACACCATCGAAGCCGGTTTCATCCTCGACGCCAGCGGCTTCGCGCGCCTGCTGCCACGGCTGCTCAAGCTGGAGTCGCCGTCGAACTTCCCGGTGCGTGGCGCGATCTTCTGCCACGTGCGCGACAACATCCCGGCCGACGCCGGCTTCGACCGCAACAAGATCCTGATCACCACCCATCCCGAATACGTGGACGTGTGGTACTGGACCATTCCGTTCTCCAACGGCTGCTGTTCGCTGGGCGTGGTCGCCGAGCCGAGCTTCTTCGAGAAGTACACCGGTACCGACCTGGAGAAGCTGCAGGCCATCGTCGGCGAAGATCCCAACCTGACCCGCCTGCTCAAGGACGCGGAGTGGGCGGTGCTGCCGGTGCGCACCATCACCGGCTACTCGGCCAACGTCAGCTCGCTGTGGGGCGAGGGCTACGCGCTGCTGGGCAATGCCGGCGAGTTCCTCGACCCGGTGTTTTCCTCCGGCGTGACCATCGCCTTCAAGTCGGCGCAGCTGGCCAGCGACTGCCTGGCCCGCCGCCATGCCGGTGAACAGGTGGACTGGGAGCGCGAGTTCGCGATTCCGCTGCGCGCCGGCGTGAAGACCTTCCGCCGCTTCGTCGAAGCGTGGTACGCCGGTGGCTTCCAGAAAATCATCTACCATCCCGACCAGCAGCCCGAGATCCGCCGCATGATCTCCTCGATCCTGGCCGGCTATGCCTGGGACACGAACAATCCGTACGTGGCCGACGACAGCGGTCGTCGCCTGCGGGTGCTGGAGGAACTGTGCAGCGCCTGA
- a CDS encoding acyl-CoA thioesterase, producing the protein MTTPDLSFEVALSPTFHDCDPMHVVWHGNYFKYFEVARCALLQRYDYDYPQMRDSGYIWPVVDARVKYIRPLLYGQALRVRATITEWENRLKIAYEILDAGTGKVLTRAHTIQVAVDAATNEMLYLCPSVLWERLGVDAP; encoded by the coding sequence ATGACAACGCCTGACCTGAGCTTCGAGGTCGCGCTGTCGCCGACCTTCCACGACTGCGATCCGATGCACGTGGTCTGGCACGGCAACTACTTCAAGTATTTTGAAGTGGCCCGCTGCGCGCTGCTGCAGCGCTACGACTACGACTACCCGCAGATGCGCGACTCCGGCTACATCTGGCCGGTGGTCGACGCGCGCGTGAAGTACATCCGCCCGCTGCTGTACGGGCAGGCGCTGCGCGTGCGCGCCACCATCACCGAATGGGAAAACCGCCTGAAGATCGCCTACGAGATCCTCGACGCAGGCACCGGCAAGGTGCTGACCCGCGCCCATACCATCCAGGTCGCAGTCGATGCGGCCACCAACGAAATGCTGTACCTGTGCCCCTCGGTGCTGTGGGAACGGCTGGGAGTAGACGCGCCATGA
- a CDS encoding HAL/PAL/TAL family ammonia-lyase has translation MARNAGSTPARTVRFGDAPLTIEDVVALSQRQADAVVTDDPAFTARIQRGADFLDRLLREDGVIYGVTTGYGDSCTVNIPPALVAELPHHLFTYHGCGLGRFLDEQETRAVIAARLASLVRGMSGVSHPLLQGLATLLRHDVLPLIPAEGSVGASGDLTPLSYVAAVLCGEREVMYQGARRPAAEVLAEIGMAPLRLRPKEGLAIMNGTAVMTALACLAYERADYLTRLATRLTAFNVLASDGNAHHFDEMLFAAKPHPGQMQIAARLRDDLHSDRPPRNEQRLQDRYSLRCAPHVIGVVQDALPFLRQLIETELNSANDNPLIDADGERILHGGHFYGGHIAFAMDALKNTIANLADLLDRQLALVVDARFNHGLPANLSASTGERAPINHGLKALQISVSAWTAEALKQTMPASVFSRSTECHNQDKVSMGTIAARDCLRVIELTEQVVAGMLIAARQGVALRERVGMNATLHGELAAMYQDLCGRIALVEEDRALDGELRGLLDDIRGQRWSLYDNA, from the coding sequence ATGGCACGTAACGCAGGCTCTACTCCGGCACGCACGGTCCGCTTCGGCGACGCGCCGCTGACCATCGAAGACGTGGTTGCGCTGTCGCAGCGCCAGGCTGACGCGGTCGTCACCGACGACCCCGCGTTCACCGCGCGCATCCAGCGTGGCGCCGACTTCCTCGACCGCCTGTTGCGCGAAGACGGCGTCATCTACGGCGTGACCACCGGCTATGGCGACTCGTGCACGGTGAACATTCCGCCGGCACTGGTGGCCGAGCTGCCGCATCACCTGTTCACGTACCACGGCTGCGGCCTGGGCCGGTTCCTGGACGAGCAGGAAACCCGCGCGGTGATCGCTGCGCGCCTCGCCTCGCTGGTACGCGGCATGTCCGGGGTCAGCCATCCGCTGCTGCAGGGCCTGGCCACGTTGCTGCGCCACGACGTGCTGCCGCTGATTCCGGCCGAAGGCTCGGTCGGCGCCAGTGGCGACCTGACCCCGCTGTCGTACGTGGCCGCCGTGCTGTGTGGCGAGCGCGAGGTGATGTACCAAGGCGCGCGCCGCCCGGCGGCCGAAGTGCTGGCCGAGATCGGCATGGCGCCGCTGCGGCTGCGCCCCAAGGAAGGCCTGGCGATCATGAACGGCACCGCCGTGATGACCGCTCTGGCCTGCCTGGCCTACGAACGGGCCGATTACCTGACCCGCCTGGCCACCCGCCTGACCGCGTTCAACGTGCTGGCCAGCGATGGCAACGCACATCATTTCGACGAAATGCTCTTTGCAGCCAAGCCGCACCCGGGCCAGATGCAGATTGCCGCGCGCCTGCGCGACGACCTGCACAGCGACCGCCCGCCGCGCAACGAACAACGCCTGCAGGACCGCTACTCGCTGCGTTGCGCGCCGCACGTGATCGGCGTGGTCCAGGACGCGCTGCCGTTCCTGCGCCAGCTGATCGAAACCGAACTCAACAGTGCCAACGACAACCCGCTGATCGACGCCGACGGCGAGCGCATCCTGCACGGTGGCCACTTCTACGGCGGGCATATCGCCTTCGCCATGGATGCCTTGAAGAACACCATCGCCAACCTGGCCGACCTGCTCGACCGGCAGTTGGCGCTGGTGGTGGACGCACGCTTCAACCACGGGTTGCCAGCCAACCTGTCGGCCTCCACCGGCGAGCGCGCGCCGATCAACCACGGCCTGAAGGCGCTGCAGATCAGCGTCTCGGCGTGGACCGCCGAAGCGCTGAAGCAGACCATGCCAGCCTCGGTGTTCTCGCGCTCCACCGAGTGCCACAACCAGGACAAGGTCAGCATGGGCACCATTGCCGCGCGCGACTGCCTGCGCGTGATCGAGCTGACCGAACAGGTGGTGGCCGGCATGCTGATCGCGGCGCGCCAGGGCGTCGCCCTGCGCGAGCGCGTGGGCATGAATGCCACCCTGCACGGCGAGCTGGCCGCCATGTACCAGGACCTGTGCGGGCGCATCGCGCTGGTCGAGGAAGACCGTGCCCTGGACGGCGAACTGCGCGGCCTGCTGGATGACATCCGCGGGCAGCGCTGGAGCCTGTATGACAACGCCTGA
- a CDS encoding beta-ketoacyl-[acyl-carrier-protein] synthase family protein: MSSTAVYLNELGVVCALGSGRAQVRDGLFADQPGGLRDNDQMIPGRTLALGEVADPLPDLSDLPVALRGRNNALLEGALLQIRPAVDAAIRQYGADRVAVIIGTSTSGIGESENALRMQADEGRWPDDFHYAQQEMGTSARFVRERIGSAGPSWTISTACSSSAKALMSAARLLRAGVVDAVVAGGADSLCRFTVAGFCALESVSAARCNPFSRHRNGINIGEGAALFLMTREPGPVRLSGWGESSDAHHMSAPDPQARGAIDAMQQALDRAGLVPQQVDYVNLHGTATGHNDAMESVAVAQVLGTEVPASSTKPLTGHTLGASGAIEAALCWMTLADNPDQRLPTHWWDGEADDALPTLALVAPGTRASHPLQHVLSHSFAFGGSNAVLALARG; the protein is encoded by the coding sequence GTGAGTAGTACGGCGGTATATCTGAATGAGCTGGGCGTGGTCTGCGCACTCGGCAGTGGGCGCGCGCAGGTGCGCGACGGCCTGTTCGCCGACCAGCCCGGTGGCCTCCGTGACAACGACCAGATGATCCCCGGGCGCACCTTGGCGCTGGGTGAGGTGGCCGACCCGCTGCCGGACCTGTCGGACCTGCCGGTGGCGCTGCGCGGGCGCAACAACGCGCTGCTGGAAGGTGCGCTGCTGCAGATCCGCCCGGCCGTGGACGCGGCGATCAGGCAGTACGGTGCCGACCGCGTGGCGGTGATCATCGGCACCAGCACCTCGGGGATCGGCGAGTCGGAGAACGCCCTGCGCATGCAGGCCGACGAAGGCCGCTGGCCCGATGACTTCCACTATGCGCAGCAGGAAATGGGCACTTCGGCCCGCTTCGTGCGCGAGCGCATCGGCAGCGCCGGGCCGTCCTGGACCATTTCCACCGCCTGTTCGTCCAGCGCCAAGGCGCTGATGTCGGCGGCGCGGCTGCTGCGTGCCGGGGTCGTCGACGCCGTGGTGGCCGGCGGCGCCGACTCGCTGTGCCGCTTCACCGTGGCCGGCTTCTGCGCGCTGGAGTCGGTCTCGGCGGCGCGCTGCAACCCGTTCTCGCGGCACCGCAACGGCATCAACATCGGTGAGGGCGCGGCCCTGTTCCTGATGACCCGCGAACCGGGCCCGGTGCGGCTGTCGGGCTGGGGCGAGTCGTCCGACGCGCATCACATGTCCGCGCCCGACCCGCAGGCGCGCGGCGCCATCGATGCCATGCAGCAGGCACTGGACCGCGCCGGACTGGTGCCGCAGCAGGTCGACTATGTGAACCTGCATGGCACCGCCACCGGTCACAACGACGCCATGGAGAGCGTGGCCGTGGCGCAGGTGCTGGGCACCGAGGTGCCGGCCAGTTCGACCAAGCCGCTGACCGGGCACACCCTGGGGGCCTCCGGTGCGATTGAAGCCGCGCTGTGCTGGATGACCCTGGCCGACAATCCGGACCAGCGCCTGCCCACCCACTGGTGGGACGGCGAGGCCGACGACGCATTGCCGACGCTGGCCCTGGTCGCCCCGGGCACGCGCGCGTCGCACCCGCTGCAGCACGTGCTCAGCCATTCCTTCGCGTTCGGCGGCAGCAATGCCGTGCTGGCGCTGGCACGGGGTTGA
- a CDS encoding DUF3261 domain-containing protein gives MQRLILTLLLCLLLAACASTRMPVPRVQLPTLQLPPSALAQPLQLQQRLQFRFGSHERELDALLEADGEQVRLAVQAMGQTGVRMVWDGHTLEQTRAPWLPPQVRGERVLDDLQFALWPADAIRAALPSGWTLVEDGGRRRLEQDGKAWLVLEPLENGRVRLRNLAEGYELVIESLDMGQAES, from the coding sequence GTGCAGCGCCTGATCCTGACCCTGCTGTTGTGCCTGCTGCTGGCCGCCTGCGCCAGCACCCGCATGCCCGTGCCGCGGGTGCAGCTGCCGACCCTGCAGCTGCCACCCTCGGCGCTGGCGCAGCCGTTGCAGCTGCAGCAGCGCCTGCAGTTCCGCTTCGGCAGTCACGAACGCGAGCTCGACGCACTGCTTGAAGCCGATGGCGAACAGGTCAGGCTGGCGGTGCAGGCGATGGGACAGACCGGCGTGCGCATGGTCTGGGACGGGCATACGCTGGAACAGACCCGCGCACCCTGGCTGCCACCGCAGGTGCGCGGCGAGCGCGTGCTGGACGACCTTCAGTTCGCGCTGTGGCCGGCCGATGCCATCCGGGCGGCGCTGCCGTCCGGATGGACGCTGGTCGAGGACGGCGGTAGGCGTCGCCTGGAGCAGGACGGCAAGGCCTGGCTGGTGCTGGAACCGCTGGAAAACGGCCGCGTGCGCCTGCGCAACCTGGCCGAAGGCTATGAACTGGTCATCGAATCGTTGGACATGGGACAGGCGGAATCGTGA